The Candidatus Methanoperedens sp. genomic interval AGGTCTTTTCTACGGAGGCATGGTGCGAAAGAAAAATGCCATCTCAACGATAATATTAAGCTTTGCAATCCTGGCGCTGATAAGCGTGCAGTGGGTGCTTTTTGGCTACAGCCTTGCCTTCGGACCTGATGTGGGCGGCGTGATCGGGAACCTTCACTGGGCCGGGCTCATTGGCGTAGGTCAGGAGCCTAATAATTACGCTACTACCATCCCTGCACTTGCTTTTATGATATTCCAGGCGATGTTTGCCATAATCGCAGTCGCTCTGATTACCGGTGCATTCGTTGAGCGAATAAAGTTCAGTGCTTTCCTGATATTCTCTTTTCTCTGGGCTACTCTTGTTTACGACCCCATAGCGCACTGGGTCTGGAGCGCAGGAGGATGGCTTCACAACCTTGGAGTGCTAGATTTCGCCGGCGGTGCAGTGGTGCACATAAGCGCCGGAATGTCAGCTCTCGCAATTGCCCTGGTGATAGGTGCGCGCAAGGATTTTGGAAAATATACGATGGAGCCTCACAGCATACCCATAACCATGCTGGGCGCAGCGCTTCTGTGGTTTGGCTGGTTCGGGTTTAACGCAGGCAGCGCAGTCACAAGTAATGGAGTCGCCGCAAGCGCATTTGTGGCAACAAATACAGCCGGAGCCGTTGGCGCGCTGACATGGACGCTGCTGGGCTGGTATTACAAAAAACCAACTGCCCTTGGTATGGCAACAGGCGCAGTTGTAGGACTTGCTGCAATTACGCCGGCATCTGGTTTTGTCACACCTCTTGCAGCCATGGTAATAGGTGCTGTAGCTGCAGTGATATGCTATTACGCAATGCTTTTCAGGATGAAACAGAACGTGGACGAATCCCTTGATGTCTGGGCATGCCACGGCATAGGCGGAATATGGGGTATAATTGCCGTGGGCATATTTGCGACAACTTTAGTAAATCCGGCAGGTTCAGGTTTGATAGATAACCATGCAGGGCAGGTCGTGACACAATTGATAGCGGTCGTAGCGACCTCGGTCTACGCTTTTGTGGCGACCTTTATTCTTTCGAAGGTTATCGACTCAACCATTGGCTTGCGCGTTCGCGATGAAGAGGAAGCAGTGGGTCTGGACATCGCCCAGCATGCAGAAAAGGCTTATTCGTGATATCATACGAAGCAACCATAACCTGCCCTGAGTGCGGCTATTCCCGCAAGGAAACAATGCCGCGGGATAGCTGCCTTGTCTTTTATCAGTGCAGGAAATGCGGGTTGTCATAAGACCTGAGGAAGGCGATTGCTGCGTATTCTGTTCGTATGCGGATAAGCGGTGCCCGCCCATGCAAACGACTACTTAATCCGCTTTATGATTATTATTCCAGCGATAATTACAATCAATATTAGAATAATCGCAATAATATTCCTGATGCCAAGACCTGCCTCTGCACTCTTAAAATTGAATTCTTTATCCGAGTCAAGCGATACGTGCTCCTCATACGTTCCTCCTGCACCAGCGGCTTTCAGTGTATAACTCGTATTCAAGGGCAGTCCTGCAAAAACAAGCTCGGAATCTTGGCTTTCAGATAGTTTCCCGCCGTCATTCCATAATGAAACTGTATACTGCGAATCCGCTTTTATGAATATGCTGGCGTAATTTTTTATATTGATGGTTTTACCATCCGCATACTGGAGATGATTGGGGAGGTCAAGCACGCTCAGGAGAGTGGGAGCAATATCCTCCTGTCCGTATTCTCCTGATACAACCCCGGATACCGCATTTGGGGAAAGTATGACGAGAGGTATCCTCAGGCTTTCCTGCTTTGAAACGTATTTATCACCCGAATGCCCGCCCCTTCGTGCGTTTTTCGTGGCGAAAGACATTCCGTGGTCGGCGGTTAAGAATAAAGCGATATTGTTATCGGAAGCGGTTCTGTACAGAGGATAAAAATCCCGGTCCAGGTCTTCGATTAACTTCACGTAATCATCATTCCCGAGATTGTGACCACCGCTATCTATTTCTCCCACATTCACTGTGAGCAGGAATTTTTGATTCGGGTGGTTTTCTATCATGGCGCCAGCAACTGCATTGGCAGCGTCGATGCTCCATTTATTGTAAGCAGCATACTTCTCTGTCCCGGATAGGTTGTTCAGATATGAAGGCATTTTCATCTTCCAGTCATACATCAGTTCATAAACACCCGAGGGCGCATTTTTTATCTGGATAGAAATCAGTGGCTTGTCAAGTGAATTATTCTCCGCGAACAGGATTATATCCTGCTCCGCCCTCATGTTCGAAAAATCG includes:
- a CDS encoding alkaline phosphatase family protein, whose translation is MKKFLIIIVLLILVSNTASAVSEITLNDVKKPQSAILFIVDGFGSSYYYPELTPIALDGGEIPKAITQNLSFGARVINIKTPTPVTGIAHSVIVTGDSKANEEIVGYPDATIYDITRQHGFVNLAVMETGDFSNMRAEQDIILFAENNSLDKPLISIQIKNAPSGVYELMYDWKMKMPSYLNNLSGTEKYAAYNKWSIDAANAVAGAMIENHPNQKFLLTVNVGEIDSGGHNLGNDDYVKLIEDLDRDFYPLYRTASDNNIALFLTADHGMSFATKNARRGGHSGDKYVSKQESLRIPLVILSPNAVSGVVSGEYGQEDIAPTLLSVLDLPNHLQYADGKTINIKNYASIFIKADSQYTVSLWNDGGKLSESQDSELVFAGLPLNTSYTLKAAGAGGTYEEHVSLDSDKEFNFKSAEAGLGIRNIIAIILILIVIIAGIIIIKRIK
- a CDS encoding ammonium transporter, which codes for MEDEKMNIKSPLHYLKYILLSAIPLLVLADAAYAAAPQIDKADTAWVLASAALVMIMIPGVGLFYGGMVRKKNAISTIILSFAILALISVQWVLFGYSLAFGPDVGGVIGNLHWAGLIGVGQEPNNYATTIPALAFMIFQAMFAIIAVALITGAFVERIKFSAFLIFSFLWATLVYDPIAHWVWSAGGWLHNLGVLDFAGGAVVHISAGMSALAIALVIGARKDFGKYTMEPHSIPITMLGAALLWFGWFGFNAGSAVTSNGVAASAFVATNTAGAVGALTWTLLGWYYKKPTALGMATGAVVGLAAITPASGFVTPLAAMVIGAVAAVICYYAMLFRMKQNVDESLDVWACHGIGGIWGIIAVGIFATTLVNPAGSGLIDNHAGQVVTQLIAVVATSVYAFVATFILSKVIDSTIGLRVRDEEEAVGLDIAQHAEKAYS